The DNA window GTCTGGTGAGCCGACTCTTGAACGTGTGAGCCCCCGCGTCCCAGTACAGATGGAGCGGCACGCCCGTCGACCCGCCGGTCCGGCGACGGAGCAACCGGTCGCGATCGAATCCCTCGCTGAGGATCTGGTCGCCATGACCGCGGATGTCGTCCTTCGTCAGCAGGGGCAGGCCCGCCAGGTCCGCGACGTCCTTCAGGTCGCCCGGCTCGAACCCCGCGTCGCGGAATCGCCGGCGGTAGAAGGGGCTGCGTTCCGCCGCGAACCCCAGGAGTTCCCGCAGCCGCTGGAGCTGCCGATCGCGGATCTGCTCTTCGTCCTGGAACTGGCTGCGCGCCAGCTCGCGGTCGAGCGCAGGGTCGGCAACGCCCCATCTGCGCTCGTACAGGGGAACGAACACCCTTCGCGCCAGCACTCCGTGGAGGTCCATGGCGCTCAGCGCCCCTCGCGACGCCGGAGCGGGTTCTTCGACCGGCGCCCACCCGAGTCCGGCGCCGAGGCGGGGTCGGCCCCGGCGGGAACCGGCGCCGCCTGCTGGTAGCCTTCGTAGTTGTTCTGGTACGCCGTGTACTCGGGTGCCGCTTCCTCCACGTTGCTCACCACGAGCCCCACGACCCGTGCGTCGACGCTCTCGCAGATCTGTCGTGCCCGCTTCAGCTGCGACTCGGTCGAACGCCCCGCCATGCCCGCCAGGATCACCCCGTCGGTCACGGGCAACAGCATGGTGGCGTCGGCCACCGGCACGATCGCCGGCGAGTCGATCAGGATCAGGTCGTAGCGATCACGCAACGAATCCACCAACGACACCAGATCGCGGGTGCGGAGGAGCAGCGCAGGATCGGCTCCGCCCTCGGTCGGAAGCGTGACGTCGAGACTCGGCAGCTCCGTGCGAATGATCGCCTCGTCGATCGAGGCCTTTCCCTG is part of the Candidatus Krumholzibacteriia bacterium genome and encodes:
- a CDS encoding CpsD/CapB family tyrosine-protein kinase: MKTIDRMQTNWLLASEINKLEARVWSMSRREGLKTILFTSALRGEGKSTTVAHLATALGMYPDRRILAMDFDFRIPAMNQHFELSGFTGIDRVLQGKASIDEAIIRTELPSLDVTLPTEGGADPALLLRTRDLVSLVDSLRDRYDLILIDSPAIVPVADATMLLPVTDGVILAGMAGRSTESQLKRARQICESVDARVVGLVVSNVEEAAPEYTAYQNNYEGYQQAAPVPAGADPASAPDSGGRRSKNPLRRREGR